CCAGTCCGCGAAGGCGGACTTCGTGTGTTTGTTGCAGCGAATTCATTCGCCCCAGCAGAGCCGGGCCCACAGGATCGAGATCGGCCCCGCGCACCCATCCAGGAGCGGGTGAACCCGCCCATTGCGGCCGAGCAGCTTTGCCCATCGCGCCCCATCCCCTACTTTCCTCAATCCCCATCGAGGCACTCACGCACTCACGCACTGACGCACTCCCCCATGCAGCCGTTCACCATCCACCCTGAAATCCACCGCGCGCAGACACTGCCCGCCGAGGTGTACTCGTCGCCGGCCTGGTACCAGGTGCAGAAGGAGAGGGTGTTCGCGCGCAGCTGGCAGATGGTGCGAGGGGCGGAGCGGGTAAAGGCGCCCGGGCACCTGCTGCCGTTCACCCTGCTGGAGGGGTGCCTGGACGAGCCGCTGGTGCTGGCCGCGGGCGAGGACGGCCAGACCCGCTGCCTGAGCAACGTCTGCACGCACCGCGGCACCGTCGTCTGCGAGGGCGAGACGCACGCGCGGCACCTGCGCTGCCGCTACCACGGCCGGCGGTTCGCGCTGGATGGCACCATGACGCACATGCCCGAGTTCGACGGCGTCGAAAACTTTCCATCCCTGGCCGACAATCTTCCGGGCCTGCCCCTGCGGCACTGGGGGCCGCTGGCGTTCACCGGGATCGAGCCCGCGTGCGGCTTCGACGAGTGGATCGGACCGGTGCGCGAGCGCTGCGGATTTCTGCCGCTCGACGAGTTCCACTTCGACCCGGGTACCTCGCGCGACTACCTGATCCGCGCCAACTGGGCGCTGTACGTAGACAACTACCTGGA
This DNA window, taken from Longimicrobium sp., encodes the following:
- a CDS encoding aromatic ring-hydroxylating oxygenase subunit alpha, with translation MQPFTIHPEIHRAQTLPAEVYSSPAWYQVQKERVFARSWQMVRGAERVKAPGHLLPFTLLEGCLDEPLVLAAGEDGQTRCLSNVCTHRGTVVCEGETHARHLRCRYHGRRFALDGTMTHMPEFDGVENFPSLADNLPGLPLRHWGPLAFTGIEPACGFDEWIGPVRERCGFLPLDEFHFDPGTSRDYLIRANWALYVDNYLEEFHIPFIHASLSETLDYATYRTETFDWCNLQLGTTKNRDEAFTLPPGHPDEGTLVAAYYWWLFPNVMLNFYPWGLSVNLVQPLGHDRTRVSFLSYVWDESRRESGAGAGLHRVEMEDEEVVEAVQKGVRSRLYHRGRYSPRREVGTHHFHTLLARETGDCTGG